Proteins encoded together in one Dechloromonas sp. HYN0024 window:
- a CDS encoding glycoside hydrolase family 104 protein, with protein sequence MAEVIDSAVSTLDSAFMSIDQSTLENPNVQAFLALIKYGESGGDYQVMWGGSHFADFSGHPHVFFTTPDGRRTSAAGAYQITWTTWTALARQYTLADFSPASQDFAAVALIKVRGALADVMAGRFDRAIAKCRPEWTSLPGAMEQGYSLDKAHQIIVAAGGQFEGSTIA encoded by the coding sequence GTGGCTGAGGTGATCGATAGCGCCGTTTCCACCCTGGATTCTGCCTTTATGAGCATTGACCAAAGCACCCTGGAAAACCCGAACGTTCAAGCCTTTCTGGCCTTGATCAAATACGGGGAATCTGGCGGGGATTATCAAGTTATGTGGGGCGGCTCTCATTTCGCCGACTTTTCCGGGCACCCGCACGTATTTTTCACCACGCCAGACGGCCGCCGCACCTCTGCGGCCGGGGCGTATCAGATCACCTGGACGACCTGGACGGCATTGGCGAGGCAATACACCCTGGCTGATTTTTCGCCGGCATCGCAGGACTTCGCCGCTGTTGCCTTGATCAAAGTGCGCGGTGCGCTGGCTGATGTGATGGCCGGCCGCTTTGACCGGGCGATTGCCAAGTGCCGTCCGGAATGGACCAGCCTGCCGGGGGCCATGGAGCAGGGCTATTCCCTGGATAAAGCACACCAAATTATTGTGGCCGCTGGCGGCCAATTCGAAGGGAGCACCATCGCATGA
- a CDS encoding glycosyltransferase family 1 protein → MTAHHDYRTARRSSIHFIADELARRGSVQFFSLRYSALSRHKGDIRLGIDTQANRIEQHKGVECYLWKTPIHPFNMRSPLLRPLENATFWLYQHLPSRVLSDWARQADVIIYESGIAPIYFELAKRLNPAARHIYRGSDDLATINAARYARLNLDRLAGEFDALCLLSARMADNIPNKGNVHCVPNGLDGDLAELGDPSPYSTGRHAVSIGSMLFDPAFIVIASQAFPEANFHVIGSGLGRLPGYGDNVVVYGDMAYAETIRYIKHANVGLAPYISDNVPVYLADSSLKMLQYDFFALPTVCPHSVTGDYPGRFGYIPGHAESIIKAMGAALRAPHERSRPILNWVEVTDRLLNPEHFPETKIQRPAETI, encoded by the coding sequence GTGACGGCGCATCACGACTACCGTACCGCCCGCCGGTCGAGTATTCATTTCATCGCCGACGAACTGGCCAGGCGCGGCAGCGTACAGTTTTTTTCGCTCCGCTATAGTGCCCTGTCGCGGCACAAGGGTGATATTCGCCTGGGCATTGATACGCAGGCCAACCGCATTGAACAGCACAAGGGCGTCGAGTGCTATCTCTGGAAGACGCCGATTCACCCGTTCAATATGCGCTCGCCCCTGCTCAGACCACTCGAAAATGCGACTTTCTGGCTCTACCAGCATCTGCCAAGCCGGGTGCTGAGCGACTGGGCCAGACAGGCCGACGTCATCATCTATGAAAGCGGCATCGCCCCCATCTATTTTGAACTGGCGAAGCGTCTGAACCCGGCGGCCCGCCATATCTATCGTGGCTCCGACGATCTGGCGACAATCAATGCGGCCCGCTATGCCCGGCTAAACCTTGATCGCCTAGCCGGCGAATTTGACGCCCTTTGCCTTCTCTCGGCACGCATGGCCGACAATATTCCGAACAAGGGCAATGTCCATTGCGTCCCCAACGGACTGGATGGCGACCTCGCTGAACTGGGAGACCCCTCCCCTTACAGCACAGGGCGGCACGCTGTCTCGATCGGATCAATGCTCTTTGATCCGGCTTTCATTGTGATCGCCAGCCAGGCCTTTCCCGAGGCCAACTTTCATGTGATCGGCTCCGGGCTGGGGCGCTTGCCCGGCTATGGGGACAATGTCGTGGTTTATGGCGACATGGCGTACGCTGAAACAATCCGCTACATCAAGCATGCCAATGTCGGCCTTGCACCTTATATTTCGGACAATGTCCCGGTCTATCTGGCCGACAGCTCGCTGAAAATGCTGCAATATGATTTCTTCGCCCTGCCAACGGTCTGCCCGCACTCGGTAACCGGCGATTACCCGGGACGTTTTGGCTATATTCCGGGCCATGCTGAATCCATCATCAAGGCCATGGGCGCGGCATTGCGGGCGCCGCACGAACGATCACGTCCCATCCTGAACTGGGTCGAGGTAACCGACCGACTGCTCAACCCCGAGCACTTTCCGGAAACAAAAATTCAACGTCCTGCTGAAACGATTTGA
- the arsA gene encoding arsenical pump-driving ATPase: MALPDTQTRYLFFTGKGGVGKTSLSCATGLTLAEAGKKVLIVSTDPASNLDEVLGVGLGQTPTAIPNAAGLFALNIDPEAAAHAYRERMVSPYRGILPAAAIQSMEEQFSGACTVEIAAFDEFSKLLGDPTATAEFDHVIFDTAPTGHTLRLLTLPTAWNEFIGSSTGGASCLGPLAGLEKQKALYAATVARLANPGETTVILVSRPETASLREAERTRGELSELGVVNLHLAINGLFAATDSADAIANAMALRAGKALAAMPKALADLPGTTIPFLPRGTVGLDALRLMAHPEGVSAGFTNRQIETTELPPGLASLIDDIAKTGHGVVMTMGKGGVGKTTVAAAIALALAQRGGKVVLSTTDPAAHVAAAIDGVVPGLTVTRIDPEKEVAQYTQDVLEKAGKSLDSGGRAMLEEDLRSPCTEEIAVFRAFARTVDEGKDGFVVLDTAPTGHTILLLDAAEAYHREVMRTQGDMPETVRQLLPRLRDKDFTHVLIVTLPEATPVHEAERLQGDLARAGITPFAWVINQSLLASGTHDPLLCQRGAYEIPFIRHVADASGNRSVLIPWLAEAPVGQHGLEQVVR, encoded by the coding sequence ATGGCCTTACCCGACACCCAAACACGGTACCTGTTCTTCACTGGTAAAGGCGGTGTAGGTAAGACCTCGCTCTCCTGCGCCACGGGCCTTACCCTGGCTGAAGCAGGAAAGAAAGTACTCATTGTCAGTACCGACCCAGCCTCCAACCTCGACGAGGTACTGGGTGTTGGTCTGGGGCAGACCCCTACGGCCATCCCCAATGCGGCTGGCCTGTTTGCCTTGAATATCGACCCGGAAGCAGCCGCGCACGCTTATCGGGAGCGGATGGTTTCACCCTATCGCGGCATCCTTCCGGCCGCAGCGATCCAGAGCATGGAAGAGCAATTCTCGGGGGCTTGCACCGTTGAAATTGCCGCCTTTGACGAGTTCTCCAAACTACTTGGCGACCCAACGGCGACGGCAGAGTTCGATCATGTGATTTTTGATACGGCGCCGACCGGTCATACGCTCCGCTTGCTCACCTTGCCGACGGCCTGGAACGAATTCATCGGGTCATCTACCGGTGGCGCGTCCTGCCTTGGCCCGCTGGCTGGTCTCGAGAAACAGAAGGCGCTCTACGCCGCGACCGTTGCCCGCCTAGCCAATCCCGGCGAAACAACGGTCATCCTGGTCAGCCGACCGGAGACCGCTTCGCTGCGAGAAGCTGAACGGACGCGCGGAGAATTGTCCGAACTGGGCGTCGTCAATCTTCACTTGGCCATCAACGGGCTTTTTGCCGCGACAGATTCGGCCGATGCGATTGCCAATGCCATGGCCCTGAGGGCAGGCAAGGCATTGGCGGCCATGCCCAAAGCGCTTGCCGACCTGCCGGGCACTACCATTCCGTTCTTACCCAGAGGGACGGTTGGACTCGATGCCTTACGTCTCATGGCGCATCCGGAGGGCGTATCGGCTGGCTTCACGAACCGGCAAATTGAAACGACTGAGCTGCCTCCGGGCCTGGCCAGCCTGATCGACGATATTGCGAAAACCGGTCATGGCGTCGTAATGACCATGGGCAAGGGCGGTGTCGGCAAGACGACGGTTGCCGCAGCGATTGCACTGGCGTTGGCCCAGCGCGGCGGCAAGGTTGTGCTGTCGACCACCGACCCGGCGGCCCATGTCGCTGCTGCCATTGATGGTGTCGTACCCGGCCTGACGGTTACCCGGATTGACCCTGAAAAGGAAGTCGCTCAATACACTCAGGACGTGCTTGAAAAAGCGGGCAAGAGCCTCGATTCAGGCGGTCGGGCGATGCTGGAAGAAGACCTGCGCTCACCCTGCACGGAAGAGATTGCCGTATTCCGAGCCTTCGCCCGAACCGTCGATGAAGGCAAGGATGGGTTCGTTGTGCTTGATACGGCACCAACGGGCCACACCATTTTGCTTCTGGATGCCGCCGAGGCCTATCACCGTGAAGTCATGCGCACGCAGGGCGACATGCCCGAAACGGTTCGTCAGTTGCTGCCCCGCTTGCGGGACAAGGATTTCACCCATGTGCTGATTGTCACGCTGCCGGAGGCCACGCCGGTTCACGAAGCAGAGCGCCTTCAGGGTGATTTGGCGCGGGCCGGCATCACGCCATTCGCCTGGGTCATCAATCAATCATTGCTGGCGAGCGGCACCCATGACCCGTTGCTTTGCCAGCGTGGGGCTTATGAAATCCCGTTCATCAGGCATGTCGCCGACGCGTCGGGAAATCGGAGTGTATTGATTCCTTGGCTAGCCGAGGCACCGGTTGGGCAGCATGGGCTTGAGCAGGTTGTTCGCTAA
- a CDS encoding major capsid protein P2 — MLFVKNLPFTNVVNNGVASVSLPVGMSYNRIILALGGTFTKAMITNVKVRCNGKVVFENTGSRLDLINQYRGLTAAATYLSIDFTEPRAKDMAEEYLGNINTAQGVSSLTIEVTIAGATAPTLDSYAELGPPAQLGIIAKQIPFTSSFGGAGKFPFKLIDVANKGAIIKRVHFAHGGNMTLLEVKKNGIVIFDNIPTAVNTFYQGEYQKTAQANLYTFDPCLDNNYSNSIKTADMVSMEFNPTFSAADTVTAIIEVLDILGNM, encoded by the coding sequence ATGCTGTTCGTTAAAAATCTGCCGTTTACCAACGTCGTCAACAACGGCGTGGCATCCGTTTCGCTGCCGGTTGGTATGTCGTACAACCGCATCATCCTGGCTCTCGGTGGCACCTTCACCAAGGCCATGATCACCAACGTCAAGGTTCGCTGTAATGGCAAAGTCGTTTTCGAAAACACCGGCTCCCGCCTGGACCTGATCAATCAATACCGTGGCCTGACCGCTGCCGCCACGTATCTGTCTATCGACTTCACCGAACCCCGCGCCAAGGACATGGCCGAGGAATATCTGGGCAACATCAACACCGCCCAGGGCGTCAGCTCGCTGACCATCGAAGTCACCATTGCCGGTGCTACGGCCCCGACCCTGGACAGCTACGCCGAACTTGGCCCCCCGGCTCAGCTGGGCATCATCGCCAAGCAAATCCCCTTCACCTCCTCGTTTGGCGGTGCCGGCAAGTTCCCGTTCAAGCTGATCGACGTAGCCAACAAGGGCGCGATCATCAAGCGGGTGCACTTCGCCCACGGCGGCAACATGACGCTGCTGGAAGTGAAGAAAAACGGCATCGTGATCTTCGACAACATCCCGACGGCGGTGAACACGTTCTACCAGGGTGAGTATCAAAAGACCGCCCAGGCCAACCTCTACACCTTTGACCCGTGTTTGGATAACAACTATTCGAACTCGATTAAGACGGCGGACATGGTGAGCATGGAATTCAATCCGACCTTCTCGGCGGCGGATACCGTGACGGCAATTATTGAAGTCCTCGACATTCTGGGCAACATGTAA